In Cytobacillus sp. IB215665, one genomic interval encodes:
- a CDS encoding DUF58 domain-containing protein, whose product MTKILDSALLIRLNKYRIQSKRQKRGFQQGARRSMKQGQSLDFSDYRQYQPGDDLRQIDWNIYARTNKHYIKRFLDEQELVISLYLDCSKSMNLIDEKWLLAKRLAATLGYMSLSHDDRVGIFPVCSTDSPFFYKKGRAYANKAAFYISELTNSVSEQTTFSQSIANNIVPKSGVSIIISDFLEPLDDITAALKKIQANRQELYVIQLLTEEETNPNYQGDLKLIDSEMNLQMNVSMLPSIKRNYVDRVNQHTEDLEQFCFDRGIGFIRCSTNETIEEIIFESLMPKGWIV is encoded by the coding sequence ATGACCAAAATTTTAGACAGTGCTTTATTAATTCGTCTTAATAAGTATCGAATTCAGTCAAAACGACAAAAGCGTGGCTTCCAACAAGGAGCAAGAAGATCAATGAAACAAGGGCAATCATTGGACTTTTCGGATTATCGTCAATATCAGCCAGGTGATGACTTGCGACAAATTGATTGGAATATATATGCACGTACAAACAAGCATTATATTAAGAGATTTTTAGATGAACAAGAATTAGTTATTTCTTTATATTTAGATTGTTCAAAATCAATGAATCTAATTGACGAAAAATGGCTTTTGGCTAAAAGGTTAGCAGCTACACTTGGATATATGTCATTAAGTCATGATGATAGAGTTGGGATTTTTCCAGTATGTTCTACGGACTCTCCGTTTTTTTATAAAAAAGGGAGAGCATATGCTAACAAGGCTGCTTTTTATATAAGTGAGTTAACAAATAGTGTATCAGAACAAACTACATTTTCGCAAAGTATTGCTAATAACATCGTTCCTAAATCAGGTGTGAGCATCATCATAAGTGACTTTTTAGAGCCACTAGATGATATAACGGCTGCTCTTAAAAAAATTCAGGCGAATAGACAGGAATTATATGTAATTCAATTATTAACGGAAGAAGAAACTAATCCAAACTATCAAGGTGATTTAAAATTAATAGATAGTGAGATGAATCTACAAATGAATGTTTCAATGTTACCTTCAATTAAAAGAAATTATGTGGACCGTGTAAACCAACATACTGAGGATCTAGAGCAATTTTGCTTTGATCGTGGAATTGGTTTTATAAGATGTTCTACAAACGAAACAATTGAAGAAATTATTTTTGAATCGTTGATGCCAAAAGGTTGGATTGTGTGA
- a CDS encoding BatA and WFA domain-containing protein, whose product MGLIAPTYLLLSIFLLVVIAFYLFRKKYQQQVIPSTLLWQQVMQEWEASKWWRRLQRHILLYLQLLILSMIIIALAQPYFNDSAIEGDHIVIVVDTSASMSAKEKEERRIDIAKNEIAKMIDKLQAQKVTIIGSGKKPEILLSQDPNKQNIRKVISDLQLSYENANIAEAIQYGAALLADDTGEIQVFSDSVMEEDIATMFVDERIVVNNIGTSTNNISLRSFGVGEIGDEIRAVASVANDSASKVIFTINIESNGKQLHTSKEEIEPKTIRDIQIPQLPEYDYYKATIHVNDDYQLDNSSVAFMNINDDPTVNLIGNVSPFISKALVNMSKEVVQADSVDDLTDSDEGVYIVSNLPEDKWPDGPLMILSPTLGGSYEVKEKVQLEQAIEVKSNDPLFQFVNMNNIYVQNAYPLEGLELSTIASSGKTDLISKGTYEGHPIIFLSMDIEDSDWPLHASFPIFLYNAVTYLTEQNSQLGYFSPGEVRDVSLSTDASSRSILNEDYEVVKEMTMDDGVLAVPNEPGIYRFIERGEDGQKEKLFAVILEESEKKMVSSESFVLAESDSKAENNTSKRHNVASYWFILIATMILIVEWEVYRRGIRA is encoded by the coding sequence ATGGGATTAATAGCGCCAACATATTTGTTGTTAAGTATCTTTTTATTAGTAGTTATCGCTTTTTATTTATTTAGAAAAAAATATCAACAGCAAGTGATTCCATCGACACTGTTATGGCAACAAGTGATGCAAGAGTGGGAAGCATCTAAATGGTGGAGGAGGTTGCAGCGTCACATCCTGCTATACTTACAACTGCTAATCCTTTCCATGATTATTATCGCTTTAGCCCAACCGTATTTTAATGATTCAGCAATTGAAGGGGATCACATTGTTATCGTGGTAGACACATCAGCATCAATGAGTGCTAAAGAAAAAGAAGAAAGACGTATTGATATAGCAAAAAATGAGATTGCAAAAATGATAGATAAATTACAAGCTCAAAAAGTCACAATTATTGGGTCGGGTAAGAAGCCGGAAATATTATTATCACAAGATCCGAATAAGCAAAACATCCGTAAAGTGATCAGTGATTTACAATTGTCTTATGAGAATGCTAACATTGCTGAAGCAATTCAATATGGAGCTGCGTTATTAGCAGATGATACAGGTGAAATCCAAGTTTTTTCTGATTCGGTTATGGAGGAAGACATAGCTACAATGTTTGTTGACGAGAGGATTGTCGTAAATAACATCGGTACTTCAACAAATAATATTTCTTTAAGATCCTTCGGTGTCGGTGAAATTGGTGATGAGATAAGGGCAGTTGCGTCTGTAGCAAATGATTCAGCGAGCAAGGTAATATTTACAATAAATATTGAGTCGAATGGTAAGCAATTGCATACATCAAAGGAAGAAATTGAGCCTAAAACAATACGTGATATTCAAATTCCTCAACTGCCTGAATACGATTATTACAAAGCAACAATTCATGTAAATGATGATTATCAGCTCGATAATAGCAGTGTTGCTTTTATGAATATAAATGATGACCCAACCGTCAATCTAATAGGTAATGTGAGTCCATTTATATCTAAAGCACTCGTCAATATGAGTAAAGAAGTAGTTCAAGCAGACAGTGTTGATGACCTCACAGACAGTGACGAAGGAGTTTATATCGTAAGTAATTTACCTGAAGACAAATGGCCCGATGGTCCGTTAATGATTCTGTCACCTACCTTAGGTGGTTCTTATGAAGTAAAAGAAAAAGTACAACTTGAACAAGCAATTGAAGTGAAGAGTAATGATCCGTTATTTCAATTTGTTAACATGAATAATATTTACGTTCAAAATGCGTACCCACTTGAAGGTTTAGAACTATCTACAATTGCATCTAGTGGTAAAACGGATCTTATTAGTAAGGGCACATATGAAGGACATCCTATAATTTTCTTGTCCATGGATATCGAAGATTCAGATTGGCCTCTACATGCAAGTTTTCCGATCTTTTTATATAATGCGGTCACTTATTTAACTGAGCAGAATTCTCAACTAGGTTATTTTTCTCCTGGTGAGGTAAGAGACGTTTCTTTATCGACGGATGCGTCAAGTCGTTCTATTCTTAATGAAGATTATGAAGTAGTGAAGGAAATGACTATGGATGATGGGGTTTTAGCAGTTCCAAATGAACCTGGAATTTATAGGTTTATTGAACGCGGTGAAGATGGACAGAAGGAAAAGTTATTTGCAGTCATCTTAGAGGAAAGTGAAAAGAAGATGGTGTCTTCAGAAAGTTTTGTCTTAGCTGAATCTGACTCTAAAGCTGAAAACAATACAAGCAAACGGCATAATGTCGCTTCATACTGGTTTATATTAATTGCCACTATGATATTAATTGTGGAATGGGAGGTGTACCGACGTGGGATTAGAGCTTAA